TGGGAGCAGTGCCAGGCTGTTGGAATGTACAGAGACACCGCTTCATGGAGTAGGAAAGTCAGAGCTGGTTTGTGGGTCCCCAAGCCTGCAGCAAGGCTACAAGGTTCTCATACTCTTGGACATCTAGGAGCCACTGGGAGTCTTGAAAGAGCAGAGAATGGAGTCAGGTCAGAGTGCTGAGGACAGCACTAGCCTGGGACAGGGGTGGAGGATGTAAGGGGGAACTCTGGTTTATCCCTGTGGGGTGATTGTCCTCAgcttggcagaggcaggcttgaTGGCggttgtggctgggagcacagaggtcTCCTATGGGAGAATTAAGTTGTGGCTCTGTAGTCAAATgccttcttcatggctccccactgcagatcttgatgaaagagacaatCCATGGTTCTAATCAGTTTATTGGTTGTTCATGGTGAAAAATGAATGCATAAAGTGTCATACCCACTTCTCAGTGTAGACCTGAGAATTAAATATCTTCTGCAAGGAGGAATGTCTGGAAAGGGAAGTCTATTGGCTCAACCCTCTGGgcctaggtacctcattagcatggagaactctgttttgggcctACATGACCATAGGACACATTTCTTTTATATAAGAAGTGTGGTCCatgttccaagtcaggagtctgCCAGGGGGCAGGGAGTCACCTAAgtctcaggtgtgtgcccactgagtcTCTGGGCCTCAACCCGCTCtcttaccaaacttcctggcatggttttactaTCCAACATAtgagctcaatccccagcacctatggGGAGCTGCTTATGGACTGTTGTGATTCCAGTTAGGGGAGAAGGGAGTGGATTTaacacttctgacctccacaggaatCCACTAacatacacatagttaaaaataaatacttttgctgagcagtggtggcacaggcctttaatcccagcacttgggaggcagaggcaggtggatttctgagtttgaggtcagcctggtctacaaagtgagttccaggacagccagggctatactgagaaaccctgtctcaaaacaacaacaacaacaaacaaacaaaacaataaataaataagtatatactTTTAAAGAATACATTCTGAGAATTAAAATGCCTAGGTCAAGCTCTCTGTGGGTGAATGTTTAACTTAACGTTGATatgttgtggattttttttcccttgtgctCACTGACTCAGGACACTCAAAGTTATATCAAGTTCATTTGAAGAAGAAGCTGACCCATGATTATGCCAGAAAGTTTAACATCAAAGATCAAGATTCCCTTAAGCAGAAATTTACCCAGGATGACTGTGATCATTTTGAGAACCTTCTCATATCAAAGGCGACTGGAAAGAAGCCACACATGGTGTTTCTGCAAGGAGTGGCGGGAATTGGCAAGTCACTGATGTTGACAAAGTTAATGCTTGCCTGGTCAGAAGGCATGGTGTTTCAGAACAAATTCTCCTACATCTTCTACTTCTGCTGTCAAGAtgtgaagaagatgaagagagcAAGCCTGGCAGAATTGATCTCCAAAGAGTGGCCCAACGCCTCAGCTCCCATAGAGGAGATCCTGTCCCAACCGGAGAAACTCTTATTTGTCATCGACAACTTGGAAGTGATGGAATGTGATATGTCTGAATGGGAGTCGGAGCTGTGTGATGACTGCATGGAGAAGCAGCCAGTGAATATACTGATGAGCAGTTTGCTCAGGAGGAAGATGCTCCCTGAATCCTCTTTCCTCGTCTCTGCTACCCCAGAGACTTTTGAGAAAATAGAGGACAGGATTGAGTGCACAAATGTAAAAATGATGGCAGGATTCAATGAGAGCAGTATTAAGGTGTATTTCTACAGCTTGTTCCAAGATAGGAACAGAACCCAGGAAATTTTCAGTTTGGTGAGAGAAAATGAGCAGCTGTTCTCTGTATGTCAAGTCCCTGTGCTCTGCTGGATGGTGGCTACTTGTCTaaaaaaagagatagagaagggaagagacccagtctcaatcTGCCGACGTATCACTTCCCTGTATACCACTTACATCTTCAATTTGTTCATTCCCCACAGTGCCCAATATCCAAGTAAGAAAAGCCAAGACCAGCTGCAGGGCTTATGTTCTCTGGCTGCTGAGGGCATGTGGACTGACACATTTGTGTTTGCTGAGGAGGCTCTCAGGAGAAATGGGATCATGGACTCTGATATCTCCACACTGCTGGACGTAAGGATCCTTGAAAAGAGCAAGGAATCTGAAAAATCTTACATTTTCCTCCACCCATCTATCCAGGAGGTCTGTGCTGCCATCTTTCATCTGCTAAAGAGCCATGTAGACCATCCTAGCCAGGATGTCAAAAGTATAGAGGCACtcatatttacatttctaaagAAAGTCAAAATACAGTGGATTTTTTTTGGCTCTTTCATCTTTGGCCTTTTACATGAATCAGAACAAAAAAAGCTAGAGGCATTTTTTGGCCACCAGTTGTCCCAAGAAATAAAACGTCAGTTGTATCAGTGCCTGGAAACCATAAGTGGCAATAAAGAGCTTCAAGAACAGATAGATGGCATGAAGCTGTTTTACTGTCTGTTTGAGATGGACGATGAAGCCTTCTTACCACAAGTTATGAACTGTATGGAACAGATTAAATTTGTGGCTAAGGATTATTCTGATGTTATTGTTGCTGCCCACTGCTTACAACACTGTTCTACACTGAAAAAACTATCCTTGTCAACCCAGAATATCCTGAGTGAAGGTCAAGAACACAGCTATACGTGAGTCCATTcactctttcctttctgtccccTTTTCAGAATCTGACCCTGTGTATCAGTGATTTATACAGGCAGATTCAAAACTCACCCATACTAACTAATAGTGAGTGGTGGGCCTacaaactgcacacacacacaacaacaacaaaacctcaacaggttgtgtgtatgtgtatgtgtatgcatgtacataaacATGTGCATATAAAATGATAGAAAGGTTGTCACATTGAGAGTTGAGAGTGCACCACAAGGACAGGGGAGGGAAAcggatgtaattctatttcaattaaaaattttaaaaaataaatttaaaaacagagtaGAGCTTTTAAAGGGGGAAAATAACAAATTCACCTTTTTGGTCAATAGCTTCCATttattttaagattcatttttattttatgtatatgtggctGCATGTtagtatgcacacatgtggagatggCCTCAGTGGCATCGATCCCCTGGAACTATAGCTAACTGCCAGATGTGAGTTCTGGGATCCAAATTcttattctctgaagaaagatgaaCGTTCTTAACACTTGAACTGTCTCCAGTCCAACAGGTTCCATTTTGAGCCCTGGATTGACTCTTTGAAAGATATACTATTTGatcttattaatatttatttttcataattgttttgagacaggatctcactatgtagctgtggcAAGTCTGGAACTCTGATATCCACCTGCCTGTCTACAGAgtcctggatttaaaggcatgtgcctccatgccTGAGTATGTTTCTTAATTATTAGTTGTGCATATAGAGAGAGTAGCAATATCACACCAGTTCATATGTACATGGGCCCAGGAAGTAGTTCAGTTCGCAGAGTATTGCCTGCTATACCGCACATGTCCAGGATTTGTTCCCCAGCATCATATAAGACTGAGTATaatggtgcatgtctgtaatccaagTTCTCAGATAATGGAGCCAGGTCAGAAACTCAGGGTCATCATTGCTTATATATAGCAAGTGCAGGACAGGCCTACAATACATAACATAGTGTACGTAGAGAGTACAAAATACTAATTAAACTGATCCAGGGAAGGGGGTGGTCTCATGCTTGTTACCGCAGCGCTCAGGGAACTGAGGCAAGAAGTTCTCTGAGCATCTTAAACTAGTCTGGGTTACATACAAAGTGGGTTTCAGGTGCatctggtctaaagagtgagattctgtctccaaaaacaaaacccacaagcaaacaaacaacaaaaaaatacatgTGTATAGTTTATGATCTCTTGACACATTTTTTCCATCCTGAGAATAGAATCCATGTCATCATATATACTAGGCTAGCACTTTAGCAGGAATTGTAGGCCCAGTTCATATTTTGAGGCATGGTTTAACTTTCCATTCATTCTGTaatcaaagctggccttgaacttgtgatctttctaCAGCAATAGATACACCAAGTTGACTATTTTAGGAGCCCTGGAATTTATCCTTAAGACTTTCCTTTTCTTAGTTATAGTGGTCTTGTTATCAAAGCAGGAATGATATTAGCCCACCATACTGTGAGCATGGAGTGGGATGGTCTatgtcctgtgtgtgtttctgccctTCTGAGATATGAGCATCCCACTCAGACTCTCTCTCGGCCTCCTAGTTGCAAACTGCCTTGTAAACATTAAGTGTTGTGGGGAATATAGGGGATGGCTCAGTTGCTGCACAAGTATGAGAACTTCAGTTTCATCCCCTGGatctacatttattttgaaaaagcCGTGCCTAGCAGCATGCACCTACAATCCCAACATTAAAGAGGTAGAGTCATGGCTTCCAAATgcaggcacatacatgcacacacaagcataagTGCATGtattcacaaacacatacacacaaaaacatgtaCTAAATTGACTCATTTCATACTCAGAATCATGTAAGGTGAgttgtcaagatggctcagtggataaaatgtGCTGCCACAGAcaatctgggtccctggtctgtgaagaacgggatttcttaggcagatggacaaagattccggatgaaaatgacagacagatcacACGAGaaatgtgttgaatctgaatgtattgttttggttgagcttcagacttatataacaacgaattatcagaggatacaaatcacaaaaagacaagatacactgaaattcaccagttacagcagaaaggaatttacagggactagttaaatgtttacattagggataacaagccctgcctaggatcagcctaatgccaggcaagaatttcacactttaaggttaaaagcatcagggggttgttaactcttgacaggccttaagagtaatgcgctatcacagagctctaaattcttaggtctagtaaaacttatcttgtctggagagtttccccttatcagggtagtatatcaacttatacttgacatggaagtagcctgtagtaaaagatttctatctcagtgagacttttagtctctatctgtaaacagctgagtaaaatggcaagtgcttaattgtttactgaatgggttaagctccttgctgctatctggaatctaagaacactggaaaaaggctttagctatgttagaatacaatcttaaaaggcatttactataaggtaatactatatagagtgcacgtggatctatacactagactaatgtgggaatggaaaaattaattttatggtttatatagattagggagaaaatgccaagcccccgggaagggagtttccttgaaactctttgcttcatgaatcagcttcccagctttcgctttgtcaagctgactccaccagagtccctggcattccaccctttttttttttaataattgataatttatctttatttctcagcCGAAGTTCCAGGATGTCCCGCTTCGTCGTAGCTACAGATctcaggagcactctaaagatgagtggaaacacaatgattactaataaagtaatgccaaaaataataacaagtaggataatatattgaacccaatccagagGGTTTAATGCACTTAAGTTGTTCTTTAAATCtctagccaattcatcaatgttccaagtgtccagatggcttttactaatatctgaaatttttacctttaactgttctaagtcatgagaaatatcagtatctttcCATATACCCTGT
This Mus musculus strain C57BL/6J chromosome 7, GRCm38.p6 C57BL/6J DNA region includes the following protein-coding sequences:
- the Nlrp4e gene encoding NACHT, LRR and PYD domains-containing protein 4E, which gives rise to MASFFSDFGLMWYLEELNKKEFMKFKELLQQEILQLGLKHISWTEVKKASREDLANLLLKHYEEKKAWDMTFKIFQKMNRQDLMERAGREIAGHSKLYQVHLKKKLTHDYARKFNIKDQDSLKQKFTQDDCDHFENLLISKATGKKPHMVFLQGVAGIGKSLMLTKLMLAWSEGMVFQNKFSYIFYFCCQDVKKMKRASLAELISKEWPNASAPIEEILSQPEKLLFVIDNLEVMECDMSEWESELCDDCMEKQPVNILMSSLLRRKMLPESSFLVSATPETFEKIEDRIECTNVKMMAGFNESSIKVYFYSLFQDRNRTQEIFSLVRENEQLFSVCQVPVLCWMVATCLKKEIEKGRDPVSICRRITSLYTTYIFNLFIPHSAQYPSKKSQDQLQGLCSLAAEGMWTDTFVFAEEALRRNGIMDSDISTLLDVRILEKSKESEKSYIFLHPSIQEVCAAIFHLLKSHVDHPSQDVKSIEALIFTFLKKVKIQWIFFGSFIFGLLHESEQKKLEAFFGHQLSQEIKRQLYQCLETISGNKELQEQIDGMKLFYCLFEMDDEAFLPQVMNCMEQIKFVAKDYSDVIVAAHCLQHCSTLKKLSLSTQNILSEGQEHSYTEKLLICWHHVCSVLTSSKDIHVLQVKDTNFNERAFLVLYSHLKYPSCILKVLEVNNVTLLCDNRLLFELIQNQRLQLLNLSLTFLSHNDVKLLCDVLNQAECNIEKLMVADCNLSPDDCKVFVSVLISSKMLKHLNLSSNNLDKGISSLSKALCHPDCVLKNLVLAKCSLSEECWHYLSEVLRRNKTLTHLDISFNDLKDEGLKVLCGALTLPDSVLISLSVRYCLITTSGCQDLAEVLRNNQNLRNLQISNNKIEDAGVKLLCDAIKHPNCHLENIGLEACALTGACCEDLASSFTHCKTLLGINLQENALDHSGLVALFEAMKQQQCTVNLRGLRITDFDKETQEFLMAEKEKNPYLSI
- the Nlrp4e gene encoding NACHT, LRR and PYD domains-containing protein 4E isoform X1, translating into MASFFSDFGLMWYLEELNKKEFMKFKELLQQEILQLGLKHISWTEVKKASREDLANLLLKHYEEKKAWDMTFKIFQKMNRQDLMERAGREIADVVDFFSLVLTDSGHSKLYQVHLKKKLTHDYARKFNIKDQDSLKQKFTQDDCDHFENLLISKATGKKPHMVFLQGVAGIGKSLMLTKLMLAWSEGMVFQNKFSYIFYFCCQDVKKMKRASLAELISKEWPNASAPIEEILSQPEKLLFVIDNLEVMECDMSEWESELCDDCMEKQPVNILMSSLLRRKMLPESSFLVSATPETFEKIEDRIECTNVKMMAGFNESSIKVYFYSLFQDRNRTQEIFSLVRENEQLFSVCQVPVLCWMVATCLKKEIEKGRDPVSICRRITSLYTTYIFNLFIPHSAQYPSKKSQDQLQGLCSLAAEGMWTDTFVFAEEALRRNGIMDSDISTLLDVRILEKSKESEKSYIFLHPSIQEVCAAIFHLLKSHVDHPSQDVKSIEALIFTFLKKVKIQWIFFGSFIFGLLHESEQKKLEAFFGHQLSQEIKRQLYQCLETISGNKELQEQIDGMKLFYCLFEMDDEAFLPQVMNCMEQIKFVAKDYSDVIVAAHCLQHCSTLKKLSLSTQNILSEGQEHSYTEKLLICWHHVCSVLTSSKDIHVLQVKDTNFNERAFLVLYSHLKYPSCILKVLEVNNVTLLCDNRLLFELIQNQRLQLLNLSLTFLSHNDVKLLCDVLNQAECNIEKLM